One genomic window of Medicago truncatula cultivar Jemalong A17 chromosome 1, MtrunA17r5.0-ANR, whole genome shotgun sequence includes the following:
- the LOC112418553 gene encoding uncharacterized protein, with amino-acid sequence MDWKAIDPTSLEYIMTPALIGNPGFHYVCFVVNLKSQKFQFLNSLKGETLNMKNGEATVYNKMFDVWLKEVEAFVTELYKKRKITMPFQISTFKWETPKMPNQCDKDSCGVFCMKFLAEWDGGNTEIEYFKDWSKTRKHGKNGKVAKKYGFENWNLFNNIERLKQ; translated from the exons atgGATTGGAAGGCTATTGACCCTACAAGTCTAGAATAT ATCATGACGCCAGCACTAATTGGGAATCCGGGTTTTCATTATGTATGCTTCGTTGTGAATCTCAAGAGCCAAAAATTTCAATTCCTGAACAGCTTGAAAGGAGAGACATTGAACATGAAGAATGGCGAAGCGACTGTGTACAATAAGATGTTTGATGTATGGCTGAAGGAGGTGGAAGCATTTGTGACAGAATtgtataagaaaagaaaaatcacaatGCCTTTCCAGATTAGCACATTTAAGTGGGAAACACCAAAGATGCCTAATCAATGTGATAAAGACAGTTGTGGAGTCTTTTGCATGAAGTTTCTTGCTGAATGGGATGGTGGCAATACCGAAATAGAATATTTCAAAGATTGGTCCAAAACGAGAAAGCATGGGAAGAATGGCAAGGTTGCAAAAAAGTATGGATTTGAGAATTGGAATTTGTTCAACAATATTGAGCGACTCAAGCAATAG